CTCCGACAGGGTCCGTGAGGTCGACGAGGATCACGTCGAACTGCTCGTCGTGCTGTTCGAGCCAAGCGCGAGCGTCCTCGGCGTAGACGTCGCTGCGAGGATCCTCGAAGGCGCCTTGGTGCCACTCGGGCAAGAGTTCCTTGGCGATGTCGATGAGCTCGTCGTCGATGTCGACCATCACGGCGCGCTCCACAGACGGGTGCTTCAGGACTTCGCGCAGCGTCGCTCCTTCGCCTCCGCCCACGATGAACACCGACGTCGGCTCGGGGTGCGCGAGGAGGGCCGGATGGACGAGCGTGTCGTGGTAGACGTGCTCGTCGCGCTCGGTGCTTTGCGCGTCCTTGTCGAGGATCAAGACCTTTCCGAAGCCTTCGGAGCGAAACAGGGTGAGTTCCTGGAATTTCGTGGTGCGCTTGGCGAGAATCTCGTCCATGCGGCGCAGCATCGATTCGTACGGAGTGATTTCTTCGAGGAAGTAGGAGCCGAACTTCATGAAAACCTCCTGCAAGGCAGAGGGCGGGTGCAACACCCGCCCGTACGGGGAGTGGAATTACGGATTGGAGTGCGGCTCTTCGACGAGTTGTCCGCTCGGGCCGCGGGTGCGTCGGGCGCCGCGCCACAAGTGGTAGTGGTCCTGGTCGGACGCGCCGAGGGCTGTCGTGAGCTCGCGAATGACTTGCTCGGGGTTGGCGTCGCCTCGATAAAAGTACAAGTCGAGGGTGGCCGAAGCGTTGTCCTCCGGCCAGGTGTGAATCGTCACCAGGGCGACGGGGCTCATCACCGTGCCCGAGAGACCTTGCGGCTGAAATTTGTGAAAGACGCTGTGCACCGTCTCGGGCACCGCGCCGAGACTGATCACGGCGTCTCGCATGGCGGCTTCGACGTGCTCGGCGTTCTCGATGGTGTCGTAGTCGCATCCGTAAATCTCGGCGACCCAGCGGCCTCCCTCGGCCAAACCGTACTCGGCAAAACCCGTCATAGCAATTGAGCACTTTAGCACGCCACGAAGGCCGAGGGGCCAAGGGTGGCGATCAAGTCAAGGAGTCATCAAGCGGCGAGCGGCTTCCTCCAAGTCGTCGGCAGCCGCCAGACTCGATCCGACGAGGACGGCGTCGGCGAGGCCGCGCACGTCCGCGAGTTGCTCGGCGCGCTCGTAGCCGCTTTCGGCGACGAGCACGCCCTCGAAGCCGCGCGCCCGCGCGAGGCGCATGAGCCTCGGTGCGTTGGCGAGGTCGGTCTTCAGCGTCGTGAGGTCACGGTTGTTGACGCCGAGGATTTCCGCGTCCGCCTCCAGCGCGACATCGAGTTCGCGTTCGTCGTGCACCTCCACGAGAGCGTCGAGGCCGAGGGCGTGCGCCGTTTGCACGAACGTGTGCGTCAGCTCGCCGAGCACCGACACCATCAAGAGCGCCGCGGACGCGCCGAGTTGCGCCGCCTCGGCCAGCATGGCGGGATGCACGACGAAGTCCTTGCGCAAGGCCGGGATGGCGACCGCCTTCACGACGTCCCGCAACGCCTGGTCGTCACCTCCGAAGTGCCGGGGCTCCGTCAAGACGGACACGGCGCGCGCTCCGCCCCGCTCGTAAGAGCGCGCGGCTTGGGCAGGGTCGAGGGCGGCGATGTGTCCCTTGCTGGGCGAGGCGCGCTTGACCTCGGCGATCAAGGACAAGCCCGGAAGGCGAAGGGCCCGTTCGAAGCGCTTCGTGCGAGGACGTGCGGAGGGCTGGAATTCGGCGTCGAGGTAATCCTCGGCGCGCTCGCGCACGATGCGGCCCAGCACGCCGGGAACGGCAGTGAAATCCATGCGGGCATGATAGAGGTTCCGTCCTTTTCGTGGAGGACCGCGGAGGCGACCGTCCTTCGCCCTCCTCCCGAATTCGTTTGCTCCGGCTTCTCCCCTCGAGTGCGTTGAGGTCGGCGCTCGGCCCGCTTCAACCGGAACGCCCTTGAGACTCGTGTTAGCATTTTCAAATGACCTTCGTTCCTTCGAACGGCCCCGTGCAGATCTCCGCGAGCGAGATTCAAGCGCGCATCGCGGAAATCGGCGCGCAGATCGAACGTGAGTACGCCGGGCTCGAGCCTCACCTCATCTGCGTTCTCAACGGCGCGTTCCTGTTTCACGCGGACCTCGTGCGCGCCATCCGAATGCCTCTCACCGTGGACTTCCTCGCCGTGTCGAGCTACGGCAACGCCAAGCAGTCGAGCGGCGAGGTGCGCCTCGTCAAGGACCTCAGCCTGCCCTTGTCCAACCGGCACGTGATTCTGGTGGAGGACATCGTCGACACGGGCATCACGATGCAGTACTTGCTGCACTACCTGTCGGGCCGCGGACCGTCGTCGTTGAAAGTCGCGGCCCTGCTGAGCAAGCCGTCACGCCGCAAAGTGGAAGTCCCGGTCGACTACCTCGGCTTCACGATTCCCGACGCGTACGTGTACGGGTACGGCCTCGACCGCGCGCAATTCGACCGCAACCTGCCGTTCATCACGTCGCAGGAGTAAAACAAAGCGAAAAAAAGAGGCTCCTTTCGGAGCCTCTTTCGTTGGATGCGGCTTAGCGCTTCCCGCCCTTCTTGCCGCCCTTGCGGTCTCCACCGCCGCCGGTCGTGCGTTCCTTGGCGTCGCGCATGAAGGAGCGCAGCTTGGCTTCGAATTGGGGGGATTGACGCCCGATGGCGCGCGGACGCGGCATTTCCTCGGGTTCGTCGAGCAGCTCCTTGATGGACAGGTCAAGGCGGCCCTTCTCGTCGCGGCCGAGCACTTTCACTTCGACCGTCTGGCCTTCTTCCAAGTGGTCGCGAACCGAGCGCACGAAAGAGTGCGCGATTTGCGAGATGTGCACGAGGCCCGTCTCACCGTTCTCGAATTGGATGAAAGCTCCGAAGTCGGTCAAACGCGTGACGCGACCCTCGACGACGGCACCGGATTCAAGCTGCACCAAGAATGTCCTCCGTAAATGGCATAAGGCCATCCTATCACCCGGATACGCGAGGCGCAAAACAGCAGCTTTTCGTACTGGAATGGAAGTTTGCTCACCCTGACTGATACACTTGAGAGCGATGAAGCTGCGCGGCACGCTCGGAGGACTGAACTTACTGATCGAGCAGGGCGACACGGTCAAGAGCGTCGAGGAAGCGCTCTCGTCCAAGCGCTCCCTGCTGAAGGACAACGTCATGGTGGAACTGGAGGGCGATGCGGACCCGGCGGCGTTGGAAGCGGTGTTCAACGTCGTGCGCGCGGCGGGCGGCAACCTCGAGCGTGTGCGGGGAGGTCGCCCGATCGTGCAGGTGCAGGAAAGCGCCCGCACCGAGATCGTTCCGCACAGCATCCGGGCAGGCTTTCGCGGCGAGTACAAAGGAAGCGTCGTGATTCTCGGAGACGTGAATCCCGGCGTGGAAATCGTGGCGGGCGGAGACGTGATCGTGATGGGCGCCTTGCGCGGCGTGGTGCACGCGGGCGCGGGCGGCAAGGAGGACGCGATCGTATGGGCGCGTCCGATCGCCAGTCCGCAGATTCGCCTCGGTGACGCGCTCGCCCGCGCGCCGCAAGACAACGCCATGCAATCGATGCGGCGAATCGAGGAGGGCAGCGCGGAAATGGCGCGCCTGCAAGACGGCCAAATCGTGATCGAGACGCAGAGCTTGAAGATGTCTTGAGCGCGAGGAGACGGCGCGCGACACTCCTCAACGTGCCCTTTTTGTCGTATACTGATGAAGCAATTCCTCTTGCGAGGGGTGGGCAGGTGCCCACCCTGTTTTCTTGAGAGGCCGTCTCGCAAGACACAACGACTCGCATGAGGCAGGGGGGTGATGAGGGGCGTGACGTGAACGAAGTAGCGCGCGCCGTCCCTATGACGCAACAACTCGAAAACATCGTGACGACCGTCCTCGAACCATTGGGGTTCGAAGTGTTGGAAGTCCACCTGCAAAATCCCGGGCGCAAGCCTTTGCTGCTCGTTCGCATCGATCGCTTCGACGAGCAGCCCGTGACAATCGAGGACGTGCATCGCGCGTCGAGCGCCCTCGACGCCGAGCTCGACCGCCTCGACCCCATCGAAGGCGAATACCGCCTGGAGGTGGAGTCGCCGGGCGGCAAGCGACCCTTGAAGCGGGCGCGGCACTTCGAGCGCATGATCGGCTTGAAGGCGAAAGTGCGCTCGAAGGGGCACAACTTCACGGCCCCGATTCTCAAGGTGGAAGGTGACGACGTGACCTTCGATCTTCAGGATGGTCCCGTGACGCTGAAAGCCGGGGAGTTTCAGGCGAATTTGGCGGAGTTTCCGCCGTCTCACCGTTAAGGAGGTCTTCTTGCCATGACGGCAGAATTCAATTTTGTGGACGCGCTGCGCGAAGTCGCTCAGGCGCGTAACATCGACGAAATGCAGCTTATCGAGGCGTTCGAGCAATCGCTCGCGCAGGCCTATCAGCGCAACGTCGAGCCCGACAAGCGCGTCGAAGTGCATCTCGATCCGAAATCCGGCGAGCTCGAAGTGTTGATCGTACGAGAAGTCGTCGAGAAGGTCGAGAACGAGGCGTTGCAGATCAGCCTCGCCGACGCGCTCGAACTCGACCCCGACGTCGAGATCGGCATGGAGATGGAGTTTCCGGTGGAGCGCGAGAAATTCACGCGCATCGCCTTGCAAGCCGCCAAACAGACCCTCACGCAGAAGATGCGCGAGACCGAGCGCAACGTCGTCTACAACGAGTACAAGGACAAGGAAGGCCAAGTCCTGACGGCGACGGTCGTGCGCATGGACAACAAGAACAACGTCTTCGTGGAACTCGGCGCGGGCGAAGCGATCATGCCGCCGCGCGAGCAGATTCCCGGCGAGCGACTGCTGAACGGCAACCGCGTCAAGATCTACCTCAAGGAAGTCCGCAAGACCCCGAAAGGCCCGACGATTCTCGCGTCACGCGCCGACGAGCGACTGCTGGAGTACCTCCTCAAGCAAGAAATCCCCGAAGTCGCCGAGGGGATCGTCGAAGTCAAGGCGATCGCGCGTGAAGCAGGCCAGCGCTCCAAGGTGGCGGTGTTCAGCCGCAACTCGAACGTCGACCCGATTGGCGCGTGCATCGGTCACCGTGGCAACCGCATTCAAGCGGTGACGGGCGAACTCGGGCGTGAGCGCGTTGACGTCATCTTGTGGGACGCGAGCCCGCGCGAATTCATTCGCAACGCCCTCTCCCCCGCCAAGGTGGGTCTCATCGAAGTCAACCCCGACCGCAAGGAAGCGACTGTGACGGTCACTCCCGATCAGCTCAGCCTCGCCATCGGCAAGGGCGGGCAGAACGTGCGTCTCGCCGCGAAGCTCACGGGCTTCAAAGTGGACCTCAAGGAGACGCAGGCCGTCGCCGACCTCGACGCCGCCATCGCGCAGGCGATGCAGGACAAGGAGGAGGCGCCCGCTACGAGCAGCAGCGCCCGAGCCGCCTTCGACGCGCTCTTCAAAGACGCCAAGACCGTCGCCTCGGCCACGCCCGAAGGTGACACCGACCTGAACGACTGAGTTCGCCGACGAGCAGAAACGCCGAGGTGTTCACCTTGAGCAGCCCACAGTCCACCAAGCACGTTCCCGAACGCAGTTGCGTCGCGTGTCGGCGCAAAGGACCGCAAGCGGAGTTCGTCCGCCTTCGAAAGACGGAGACGGGCTGGGAAGTGTCGCAAGGCCAGCGGGAAGGTCGAGGCGCCTACGTCTGCAAGGACAACTCCGCGTGCCATACGGAGAAGCGCCTGCGCCGAGCTCTTGGAGCGTCGGCGGCGAGCGTGGCGAATGCCCTTTCATCGGGAACGTTTATGAACACAATCTAACCAGGAGCGCTTTCACAGCGCTTTTGAAGCTGGGCTTTTCGGAGGTCCATCATGTCTAAAGTTCGCATTTACGCTCTTGCCAAAGAGCTCGGCGTGGAAACCGCCAAAATGTTGGAAATCCTCGACTCGCTCGGGGTGCAGTACAAATCCTCGTCGAGCACCCTCGACGAGGAGACCGTCGAGGCGATCAAGACGATCCTCGCGGACTCGTCGTCCAAGGCCGAGGACGCCGCTCCCGAGGATTCTTCGGTGAACGCGTCCGCGACGCAAGAAGCGGCGCCCGAACCGGTCGCCGCCACCCCCCCGGTCGCGTC
This genomic window from Deinococcus yavapaiensis KR-236 contains:
- the speE gene encoding polyamine aminopropyltransferase, whose protein sequence is MKFGSYFLEEITPYESMLRRMDEILAKRTTKFQELTLFRSEGFGKVLILDKDAQSTERDEHVYHDTLVHPALLAHPEPTSVFIVGGGEGATLREVLKHPSVERAVMVDIDDELIDIAKELLPEWHQGAFEDPRSDVYAEDARAWLEQHDEQFDVILVDLTDPVGEDSPARFLFTVEWYSLLKKRLKPGGFVAMQAGMLLLTHHREHPVIHRTVREVFEHVRTYRTYIPGYFLQFGFILASDHTDPLTIDTATYQTRLDERRLKLRYLNAPLITAQFALPNDLIEAIEAETMVSTDAEPFWLDEEGNPHQKPLG
- the speD gene encoding S-adenosylmethionine decarboxylase, whose translation is MTGFAEYGLAEGGRWVAEIYGCDYDTIENAEHVEAAMRDAVISLGAVPETVHSVFHKFQPQGLSGTVMSPVALVTIHTWPEDNASATLDLYFYRGDANPEQVIRELTTALGASDQDHYHLWRGARRTRGPSGQLVEEPHSNP
- the trpC gene encoding indole-3-glycerol phosphate synthase TrpC, which gives rise to MDFTAVPGVLGRIVRERAEDYLDAEFQPSARPRTKRFERALRLPGLSLIAEVKRASPSKGHIAALDPAQAARSYERGGARAVSVLTEPRHFGGDDQALRDVVKAVAIPALRKDFVVHPAMLAEAAQLGASAALLMVSVLGELTHTFVQTAHALGLDALVEVHDERELDVALEADAEILGVNNRDLTTLKTDLANAPRLMRLARARGFEGVLVAESGYERAEQLADVRGLADAVLVGSSLAAADDLEEAARRLMTP
- the hpt gene encoding hypoxanthine phosphoribosyltransferase; protein product: MTFVPSNGPVQISASEIQARIAEIGAQIEREYAGLEPHLICVLNGAFLFHADLVRAIRMPLTVDFLAVSSYGNAKQSSGEVRLVKDLSLPLSNRHVILVEDIVDTGITMQYLLHYLSGRGPSSLKVAALLSKPSRRKVEVPVDYLGFTIPDAYVYGYGLDRAQFDRNLPFITSQE
- a CDS encoding S1 RNA-binding domain-containing protein, translating into MVQLESGAVVEGRVTRLTDFGAFIQFENGETGLVHISQIAHSFVRSVRDHLEEGQTVEVKVLGRDEKGRLDLSIKELLDEPEEMPRPRAIGRQSPQFEAKLRSFMRDAKERTTGGGGDRKGGKKGGKR
- a CDS encoding septum site-determining protein MinC, producing MKLRGTLGGLNLLIEQGDTVKSVEEALSSKRSLLKDNVMVELEGDADPAALEAVFNVVRAAGGNLERVRGGRPIVQVQESARTEIVPHSIRAGFRGEYKGSVVILGDVNPGVEIVAGGDVIVMGALRGVVHAGAGGKEDAIVWARPIASPQIRLGDALARAPQDNAMQSMRRIEEGSAEMARLQDGQIVIETQSLKMS
- the rimP gene encoding ribosome maturation factor RimP, which encodes MTQQLENIVTTVLEPLGFEVLEVHLQNPGRKPLLLVRIDRFDEQPVTIEDVHRASSALDAELDRLDPIEGEYRLEVESPGGKRPLKRARHFERMIGLKAKVRSKGHNFTAPILKVEGDDVTFDLQDGPVTLKAGEFQANLAEFPPSHR
- the nusA gene encoding transcription termination factor NusA, with product MTAEFNFVDALREVAQARNIDEMQLIEAFEQSLAQAYQRNVEPDKRVEVHLDPKSGELEVLIVREVVEKVENEALQISLADALELDPDVEIGMEMEFPVEREKFTRIALQAAKQTLTQKMRETERNVVYNEYKDKEGQVLTATVVRMDNKNNVFVELGAGEAIMPPREQIPGERLLNGNRVKIYLKEVRKTPKGPTILASRADERLLEYLLKQEIPEVAEGIVEVKAIAREAGQRSKVAVFSRNSNVDPIGACIGHRGNRIQAVTGELGRERVDVILWDASPREFIRNALSPAKVGLIEVNPDRKEATVTVTPDQLSLAIGKGGQNVRLAAKLTGFKVDLKETQAVADLDAAIAQAMQDKEEAPATSSSARAAFDALFKDAKTVASATPEGDTDLND
- a CDS encoding YlxR family protein — its product is MFTLSSPQSTKHVPERSCVACRRKGPQAEFVRLRKTETGWEVSQGQREGRGAYVCKDNSACHTEKRLRRALGASAASVANALSSGTFMNTI